A genomic region of Bactrocera dorsalis isolate Fly_Bdor chromosome 3, ASM2337382v1, whole genome shotgun sequence contains the following coding sequences:
- the LOC105224693 gene encoding protein windbeutel, with protein sequence MQTATKYLKYTQLLASLVLVACVTTAAASSCAGCVDLDELNFDQTVERFPYALVKFDIAFPYGDKHEAFAAFSKTAHKVTKELLVATVGIKDYGENENKELGLRFKVDDKSFPAILLFKAGKLEQYVRFPTHLDVTLDNLKQFVTQHTDLYIGRDGCLKDFEELVKKYANKENAEQVALITKAEQMLQGVAGDETKSASAKAYLVYMRKINEKGYDYVEDETKRLQRLKAGKVTDAKKLELQRRLNILEAFRVNKLTKLRSSEAEL encoded by the coding sequence ATGCAAACGGCAACAAAGTACCTGAAATACACCCAGCTTCTTGCCAGTCTAGTGCTCGTGGCTTGTGTAACCACCGCGGCGGCCAGTTCATGCGCCGGCTGCGTGGATTTGGATGAGCTGAACTTCGATCAAACGGTCGAGCGGTTTCCCTACGCGCTAGTCAAATTCGATATTGCCTTCCCTTATGGTGATAAACATGAGGCCTTCGCGGCATTCTCGAAAACTGCGCACAAAGTTACCAAGGAGCTGTTGGTCGCCACTGTCGGCATCAAAGACTACGGCGAGAATGAAAACAAAGAGCTGGGTTTGCGTTTCAAGGTGGACGATAAGAGCTTTCCGGCTATTTTGCTCTTCAAGGCTGGCAAGTTGGAGCAGTATGTGCGCTTTCCCACACACCTGGATGTGACATTGGACAATTTGAAGCAATTTGTGACGCAGCACACGGATTTGTATATCGGACGCGACGGTTGCCTCAAGGACTTTGAAGAATTGGTGAAGAAATATGCCAACAAAGAGAATGCCGAACAAGTGGCGTTAATAACGAAAGCAGAGCAAATGTTGCAAGGTGTGGCAGGCGATGAGACGAAGTCGGCGAGTGCTAAAGCTTACCTGGTTTATATGCGAAAAATCAATGAGAAGGGTTACGACTATGTGGAGGACGAGACCAAGCGGCTGCAGCGGCTAAAGGCTGGCAAGGTGACGGATGCCAAGAAATTGGAATTGCAGCGAAGACTCAACATACTCGAGGCATTTCGTGTCAACAAGCTGACGAAGTTGAGGAGCAGTGAAGCGGAGCTCTAA